A stretch of the Mycobacterium sp. ITM-2016-00317 genome encodes the following:
- a CDS encoding acyl-CoA dehydrogenase family protein translates to MRELVCEQAAECERIRTMTPAVVDAMWSSGLMTAFNPVPAGGVEPSFAEMIETWIEMAWQDGSFGWVGIANLPSSFAAAAYLPDPGFAEVFTANDNRVTMGGQFFPNGQGVAVDGGYRLTGSWSFGSGTGHAQYVAAGFLPMVDGEIRWVAEGVPDMLVAVVPRADVAFADGWHVQGLKGTGSYDYAIDDVFVPHARTFALFTRQPLRGSSPATRMGMMPVTAAGHAAWALGVAKSMLDDVAELAATKFRMSDMAALASRPTFQKGLAHHVAAWRAARLLVLDAFGAAEAAVAAGGDLTPTLRADMRVAAVYATDVARGCAEWAHLAAGTSSIREGSRLERAFRDVYTGTQHAFISEKVAIDAAQVWLGVVEDQFGL, encoded by the coding sequence ATGCGTGAGCTGGTGTGCGAACAGGCTGCCGAATGCGAGCGGATCCGCACGATGACACCGGCGGTCGTCGACGCGATGTGGTCGTCCGGGCTGATGACGGCGTTCAACCCCGTGCCTGCGGGCGGCGTCGAACCGAGCTTCGCCGAGATGATCGAGACGTGGATCGAGATGGCTTGGCAGGACGGCTCGTTCGGCTGGGTCGGGATCGCGAACCTGCCGTCGTCGTTCGCCGCGGCGGCCTATCTGCCCGACCCCGGGTTCGCCGAGGTCTTCACGGCCAACGACAACCGGGTGACGATGGGCGGCCAGTTCTTCCCCAACGGCCAGGGCGTCGCCGTCGACGGCGGCTACCGGCTGACCGGGTCGTGGAGCTTCGGTTCCGGCACCGGGCACGCCCAGTACGTCGCCGCCGGATTCCTGCCGATGGTCGACGGCGAGATCCGCTGGGTCGCCGAGGGAGTGCCCGACATGCTGGTGGCCGTGGTGCCGCGGGCGGACGTCGCGTTCGCCGACGGCTGGCACGTGCAGGGTCTCAAGGGCACCGGCTCCTACGACTACGCGATCGACGACGTATTCGTGCCGCACGCACGCACTTTCGCGTTGTTCACCCGGCAGCCGCTGCGGGGCAGCTCACCCGCGACCCGGATGGGCATGATGCCGGTGACCGCTGCGGGCCACGCGGCCTGGGCGCTCGGGGTGGCCAAGAGCATGCTCGACGACGTCGCCGAGCTCGCCGCGACGAAGTTCCGGATGAGTGACATGGCCGCGCTGGCGAGCCGACCCACCTTCCAGAAAGGGCTGGCCCACCACGTCGCGGCGTGGCGGGCGGCCCGCCTGCTGGTGCTCGACGCGTTCGGCGCCGCCGAAGCCGCCGTGGCCGCCGGCGGCGACCTGACGCCGACGTTGCGCGCGGACATGAGGGTCGCGGCGGTCTATGCCACCGACGTCGCGCGCGGCTGCGCGGAGTGGGCGCATCTGGCCGCGGGTACGAGTTCGATCCGCGAGGGCAGCCGGCTGGAGCGCGCGTTCCGCGACGTCTACACCGGCACCCAGCACGCGTTCATCAGCGAGAAGGTGGCCATCGATGCCGCCCAGGTGTGGCTGGGTGTGGTCGAGGACCAGTTCGGGCTCTGA
- a CDS encoding catalase: MPAPRKRDQSAPARVSPTGASKSTDEQPDPRAQTGRYLTTAQGVRIPDTDHSLKAGSRGPTLMEDFHLREKITHFDHERIPERVVHARGAAAHGVFEAYGNAASITKAAFLAKKGQQTDVFCRFSTVLGSRGSADTVRDTRGFAVKFYTEEGTFDLVGNNIPVFFIQDGIKFPDVIHAGKPHPDREIPQAQSAHDTFWDFVSLHTEATHHVFWNMSDRGIPRSYRTMEGFGVHTFRLVNGKGETSLVKFHWKPVAGVHSLVWEEAQLAAGFDPDFHRRDMADGIEAGAPLEYELGVQVMPDDGTETFEGIDLLDPTKIVPEELVPVQRIGKLTLNRNPTNYFAETEQVAFHTGNLVPGIEVTNDPLMQARLFSYLDTQLTRLGGPNFTQLPINRPRCPVNDMLRDGMHQTAIHTGQAPYRPNSIDGGEPLVADADEGGYVQSARPVEGRVGRVAPTSFDDHFTQAAMFYRSLTPIEQAHIVEAFTFELGKCYEQAIKERELEVLANVDADLCEQVAQGLGLPAPKGNPPVEVTLSPALSQVVTTPGPVKGRKVAIIADENSDLAGVAKLVKAMDKAGVVPAVVAPAGGQLKSGRRTLVVDRTFDTARSIEFDAVVVAGGALARADIKMVILLQEMLRHCKPVAAWGDARTALQNADIDLGLPGVLTADDVSTSFGAELLAALGMHRVWERAEAVMSSAVAPVRAEAPKTRRTRRK; this comes from the coding sequence ATGCCAGCTCCGCGCAAGCGCGACCAGTCCGCACCCGCCCGGGTCAGCCCCACCGGTGCTTCGAAAAGCACTGATGAGCAACCCGATCCGAGGGCGCAGACCGGTCGTTACCTCACCACTGCGCAGGGTGTACGGATCCCCGACACCGACCATTCACTGAAGGCCGGAAGCCGCGGGCCCACCTTGATGGAGGATTTTCACCTGCGGGAGAAGATCACCCATTTCGACCACGAACGCATCCCGGAGCGGGTGGTGCACGCCCGCGGCGCCGCAGCGCACGGCGTGTTCGAGGCCTACGGCAACGCGGCCTCGATCACCAAGGCCGCGTTCCTGGCCAAGAAAGGTCAGCAGACCGACGTCTTCTGCCGTTTCTCGACCGTGCTCGGCTCCCGCGGTTCGGCCGACACCGTCCGCGACACCCGCGGATTCGCGGTCAAGTTCTACACCGAGGAGGGCACTTTCGACCTCGTCGGCAACAACATCCCGGTCTTCTTCATCCAGGACGGCATCAAGTTCCCCGACGTGATCCACGCGGGTAAGCCGCATCCGGACCGGGAGATCCCGCAGGCGCAGTCCGCGCACGACACGTTCTGGGATTTCGTGTCGCTGCACACCGAGGCCACCCACCACGTGTTCTGGAACATGAGTGACCGCGGCATCCCGCGCTCCTACCGCACCATGGAGGGCTTCGGCGTCCACACCTTCCGGCTGGTGAACGGCAAAGGTGAGACCAGCCTGGTGAAGTTCCACTGGAAGCCGGTGGCCGGCGTCCACTCGCTGGTGTGGGAGGAAGCCCAGCTCGCCGCGGGCTTCGACCCCGACTTCCACCGCCGCGACATGGCCGACGGCATCGAGGCGGGTGCGCCGCTGGAGTACGAGCTCGGTGTGCAGGTGATGCCCGACGACGGCACCGAGACCTTCGAGGGCATCGACCTTCTCGACCCGACCAAGATCGTGCCCGAAGAGCTGGTGCCGGTGCAGCGGATCGGCAAGCTGACCCTGAACCGCAATCCCACCAACTACTTCGCGGAGACCGAGCAGGTCGCATTCCACACCGGCAACCTGGTGCCCGGCATCGAGGTGACCAACGACCCGCTGATGCAGGCCAGGCTGTTCTCGTACCTGGACACGCAGCTGACCCGGCTGGGCGGGCCGAACTTCACCCAGCTGCCCATCAACCGGCCCCGCTGCCCGGTCAACGACATGTTGCGCGACGGCATGCACCAGACGGCCATCCACACCGGCCAGGCGCCGTACCGGCCGAACAGCATCGACGGCGGTGAACCGCTGGTCGCCGACGCCGACGAGGGCGGATACGTGCAGAGCGCCCGTCCGGTGGAGGGCCGGGTCGGGCGGGTCGCGCCGACGTCGTTCGACGACCACTTCACCCAGGCGGCGATGTTCTACCGGTCGCTGACCCCGATCGAGCAGGCCCACATCGTCGAGGCGTTCACCTTCGAACTCGGCAAGTGCTACGAGCAGGCCATCAAGGAGCGCGAGCTGGAGGTGCTGGCCAACGTCGACGCCGATCTGTGTGAGCAGGTCGCGCAGGGGCTGGGCCTTCCGGCCCCCAAGGGCAATCCGCCCGTCGAGGTGACGCTGTCACCGGCCCTGTCCCAGGTCGTCACCACACCAGGACCGGTCAAGGGTCGCAAGGTCGCGATCATCGCCGACGAGAACTCCGACCTGGCCGGGGTGGCCAAACTGGTCAAGGCGATGGACAAGGCCGGGGTCGTCCCGGCGGTCGTCGCGCCGGCCGGTGGGCAACTGAAGTCGGGCAGGCGCACGCTGGTGGTGGACCGCACGTTCGACACCGCGCGATCCATCGAGTTCGACGCCGTCGTGGTGGCCGGTGGCGCACTCGCGCGTGCCGACATCAAGATGGTCATCCTCCTGCAGGAGATGCTTCGGCACTGCAAGCCGGTGGCGGCATGGGGCGATGCGCGCACGGCCCTGCAGAACGCCGACATCGACCTCGGTCTGCCCGGCGTGCTGACGGCCGACGACGTGTCGACGTCCTTCGGCGCCGAGTTGCTGGCCGCGCTCGGTATGCACCGGGTCTGGGAGCGCGCGGAAGCGGTGATGTCCTCGGCAGTCGCTCCGGTGCGCGCCGAGGCTCCGAAAACCCGGCGCACACGGCGTAAGTGA
- the eat gene encoding ethanolamine permease: MSGESRSSHTVRGVEAHRESETYLQKRQLKTGSAGWILLAGLGISYVVSGDYSGWNFGLGQGGFGGLAIAAVVIAAMYLAMVLGMAEMSSALPAAGGGYTFARRALGPWGGFATGTAILIEYAIAPAAIATFIGAYVESLNLFGITDGWWVYLAAYAIFIGIHLSGVGEALKVMFVITAIALVGIVVFAIAAIPRFDSANLTDIAVTDAVGASSMLPFGLLGVWAAIPFAIWFFLAIEGVPLAAEEAEEPERNVPKGIIAGMAVLLVTCVTVLVLTTGAGGAAAMSESGNPLVEALGDSGLAKVVNYIGLAGLIASFFSIIYAYSRQLFALSRAGYLPKILSVTNRRKAPTLALIVPGVIGFLLSLIGKGDLLLNMAVFGAAVSYVLMMVSHIVLRRREPDMPRPYRTPGGVATTGFALVITVLAVIATFLVDSVAALCCLLVFAAFMAYFGLFSRHHLVANSPDEEFAALAAAEGELR, encoded by the coding sequence ATGAGCGGCGAAAGTCGTAGTTCACACACCGTGCGCGGCGTGGAGGCGCACCGGGAGTCCGAGACCTATCTGCAGAAGCGGCAACTGAAGACGGGCAGCGCGGGCTGGATTCTGCTCGCCGGGCTCGGCATCAGCTACGTGGTGTCCGGGGACTACTCCGGGTGGAACTTCGGCCTCGGGCAGGGCGGCTTCGGCGGCCTGGCCATCGCGGCGGTGGTGATCGCGGCGATGTACCTGGCCATGGTCCTCGGCATGGCCGAGATGTCGTCGGCGCTGCCCGCCGCCGGTGGTGGCTACACGTTCGCCCGTCGGGCGCTCGGCCCGTGGGGCGGATTCGCCACGGGCACAGCGATCCTGATCGAGTACGCGATCGCACCTGCCGCCATCGCGACGTTCATCGGCGCCTACGTCGAGTCGCTGAACCTGTTCGGCATCACCGACGGCTGGTGGGTCTACCTCGCCGCCTATGCGATCTTCATCGGCATCCATCTGTCCGGTGTGGGCGAAGCGCTCAAGGTCATGTTCGTGATCACCGCGATCGCGCTGGTGGGCATCGTGGTGTTCGCGATCGCGGCGATCCCCCGGTTCGACAGTGCGAACCTGACCGACATCGCCGTCACCGACGCCGTAGGCGCGTCCTCGATGTTGCCGTTCGGCCTGCTGGGCGTGTGGGCGGCGATCCCGTTCGCGATCTGGTTCTTCCTGGCCATCGAGGGGGTTCCGCTGGCGGCCGAGGAGGCCGAGGAGCCCGAGCGCAACGTCCCCAAGGGCATCATCGCCGGGATGGCGGTGCTGCTGGTCACCTGCGTGACCGTGCTGGTGCTGACCACCGGGGCCGGCGGCGCCGCGGCGATGTCGGAGTCGGGCAATCCGCTGGTGGAGGCGCTCGGCGACAGCGGATTGGCCAAGGTCGTCAACTACATCGGGCTGGCCGGTCTGATCGCGAGCTTCTTCTCGATCATCTACGCGTACTCGCGGCAGCTGTTCGCGCTGTCGCGGGCCGGGTACCTGCCCAAGATCCTGTCGGTGACCAACAGGCGCAAGGCACCGACGCTGGCACTGATCGTGCCCGGCGTCATCGGGTTCCTGCTGTCGTTGATCGGCAAGGGCGACCTGCTGCTCAACATGGCCGTGTTCGGGGCCGCGGTGAGCTACGTGCTGATGATGGTCAGCCACATCGTGCTGCGCAGGCGCGAGCCCGACATGCCGCGCCCGTACCGCACGCCGGGTGGGGTCGCGACCACGGGTTTCGCGTTGGTGATCACGGTGCTCGCGGTCATCGCGACGTTCCTCGTCGACAGTGTCGCCGCGCTGTGCTGTCTGCTGGTGTTCGCCGCGTTCATGGCGTACTTCGGTCTCTTCAGCAGGCACCACCTGGTGGCCAACTCCCCCGACGAGGAATTCGCCGCGCTGGCGGCCGCCGAGGGCGAGCTCCGGTGA
- a CDS encoding Tex family protein has protein sequence MITSGAVKSVNARLAEELAVAESQVAAAVRLLDEGATVPFIARYRKEVTGSLDDGQLRLLEERLAYLRELDDRRNAVLASIKEQGKLTDELTAALMAADTKARVEDIYLPYKPKRRTKAQIAREAGLEPLAARLLADPTLTPEVVAADYLGEQVADAAAALEGARHIIVERAAEDAELVGALRERFWEQGTLRARPASEGAAAGEKAQKFRDYFDHSEQLEAMPSHRVLAVLRGEKEQVLALSLDGGDDDHYLAMIASALDIDLTAGAAATPWLASTVGFAWRTRLSVSASVDARVRLRLRAEQDAVTVFAKNLKDLLLAAPAGNRTTMGLDPGFRTGVKVAVVDGTGKVLDTCAIFPHQPQKQWDTAKATLAALVARHGVELIAVGNGTASRETDALAGELIADIRAAGAKAPAKAMVSEAGASVYSASAYAAHELPDLDVTLRGAVSIARRLQDPLAELVKIEPKSIGVGQYQHDVTPGILAKSLGAVVEDAVNAVGVDLNTASVPLLSRVSGITESLAEAIVAHRDKTGRFQNRRALLDVPRLGPKAFEQCAGFLRIRDGEDPLDASGVHPEAYPVVRRILDRSGVMLAEIIGNERTLRTLRPADFADDRFGIPTVTDILAELEKPGRDPRPAFTTATFAAGVEKVGDLKVGMILEGVVTNVAAFGAFVDVGVHQDGLVHVSAMSNRFVSDPHEVVRSGQVVRVKVVDVDVERQRIGLSLRLDDDVKPERTPRRGGERPAAPKRNPQRTNNSGRKEQSRPAGSMAQALREAGFGR, from the coding sequence GTGATCACGTCTGGCGCAGTCAAGTCTGTAAACGCCCGTCTCGCTGAGGAACTGGCCGTCGCGGAGTCGCAGGTCGCCGCGGCTGTGCGCCTGCTCGACGAGGGTGCGACAGTGCCGTTCATCGCCCGTTACCGCAAAGAGGTGACAGGCAGCCTCGACGATGGCCAGCTGCGCCTGCTGGAGGAACGGCTGGCCTACCTGCGCGAGCTCGACGACCGCCGCAACGCGGTGCTGGCGTCGATCAAGGAGCAGGGCAAGCTCACCGACGAGCTGACCGCGGCGCTGATGGCCGCCGACACCAAGGCGCGCGTCGAGGACATCTACCTGCCGTACAAGCCCAAGCGGCGCACCAAGGCGCAGATCGCCAGGGAAGCCGGCCTCGAACCGCTGGCCGCACGCCTGCTGGCCGACCCGACCCTGACACCCGAGGTGGTGGCCGCGGATTACCTCGGCGAGCAGGTCGCCGACGCCGCGGCCGCGCTGGAGGGCGCCCGTCACATCATCGTCGAACGCGCCGCCGAGGACGCCGAGCTGGTGGGCGCGCTGCGCGAGCGGTTCTGGGAGCAGGGGACCCTGCGGGCCAGGCCGGCCTCCGAGGGCGCCGCGGCAGGGGAGAAGGCGCAGAAGTTCCGGGACTACTTCGACCATTCCGAACAGCTCGAGGCGATGCCGTCGCACCGGGTGCTGGCGGTGCTACGCGGCGAGAAGGAGCAGGTGCTGGCGTTGAGCCTGGACGGCGGCGACGACGATCACTACCTGGCGATGATCGCCTCCGCGCTCGACATCGACCTGACCGCCGGCGCAGCCGCCACGCCGTGGCTGGCGTCGACCGTCGGCTTCGCGTGGCGGACCCGGCTGTCGGTGTCGGCGTCGGTGGACGCCCGGGTGCGCCTGCGGCTGCGCGCCGAGCAGGACGCCGTGACGGTGTTCGCCAAGAACCTCAAGGATCTGCTGCTGGCCGCCCCCGCCGGCAACCGCACCACGATGGGGCTGGACCCCGGTTTCCGGACCGGGGTGAAGGTGGCGGTCGTCGACGGCACCGGCAAGGTGCTCGACACCTGCGCGATCTTCCCGCACCAGCCGCAGAAGCAGTGGGACACCGCCAAAGCGACTCTCGCAGCGCTGGTGGCCCGTCACGGCGTCGAGCTGATCGCGGTCGGCAACGGCACCGCGTCCCGCGAAACCGACGCCCTGGCAGGCGAACTCATCGCCGACATCCGCGCGGCCGGAGCGAAGGCACCGGCCAAGGCGATGGTCAGCGAGGCCGGCGCGTCGGTGTACTCGGCATCCGCCTACGCCGCGCACGAGCTCCCCGACCTCGACGTGACGCTGCGCGGCGCGGTGTCGATCGCGCGGCGTCTCCAGGACCCGCTCGCCGAACTGGTCAAGATCGAGCCGAAGTCGATCGGGGTGGGGCAGTACCAGCACGATGTCACCCCCGGCATCCTGGCCAAGAGCCTGGGCGCGGTCGTCGAGGACGCGGTCAACGCCGTCGGTGTCGACCTGAACACGGCGTCGGTCCCGCTGCTGTCCCGCGTCTCGGGGATCACCGAGTCGCTGGCCGAGGCGATCGTCGCCCACCGGGACAAGACCGGCCGGTTCCAGAACCGACGCGCGCTGCTCGACGTGCCGCGCCTGGGCCCCAAGGCTTTCGAACAGTGCGCGGGCTTCCTGCGGATCCGCGACGGGGAGGATCCACTGGACGCGTCCGGCGTGCACCCCGAGGCCTACCCGGTGGTGCGGCGGATTCTGGACCGCTCGGGCGTCATGCTCGCCGAGATCATCGGCAACGAACGCACGCTGCGCACCCTGCGGCCCGCCGACTTCGCCGACGACCGCTTCGGCATCCCGACGGTCACCGACATCCTCGCCGAACTCGAGAAGCCGGGCCGGGACCCACGTCCGGCATTCACCACCGCGACGTTCGCCGCGGGCGTGGAGAAGGTCGGCGACCTCAAGGTGGGCATGATCCTGGAGGGGGTGGTGACGAACGTGGCCGCGTTCGGCGCATTCGTCGACGTCGGCGTGCACCAGGACGGGTTGGTGCACGTCTCGGCGATGTCCAACCGGTTCGTCTCCGACCCGCACGAGGTCGTGCGGTCCGGTCAGGTGGTGCGGGTCAAGGTCGTCGACGTCGACGTCGAGCGGCAACGCATCGGGTTGAGCCTTCGCCTCGACGACGACGTCAAACCTGAGCGCACCCCCCGCCGCGGCGGCGAACGGCCCGCCGCACCGAAACGAAACCCGCAGCGGACCAACAACTCCGGTCGCAAAGAACAGAGCCGTCCGGCGGGCTCGATGGCTCAGGCGCTGCGGGAGGCCGGCTTCGGCCGGTGA